Proteins encoded within one genomic window of Oncorhynchus nerka isolate Pitt River linkage group LG9b, Oner_Uvic_2.0, whole genome shotgun sequence:
- the LOC115123976 gene encoding ras-related protein Rap-2b-like: MREYKVVVLGSGGVGKSALTVQFVTGSFIEKYDPTIEDFYRKEIEVDSSPSVLEILDTAGTEQFASMRDLYIKNGQGFILVYSLVNQQSFQDIKALRDQIIRVKRYERVPMVLVGNKVDLEGEREVSSGEGKALAQEWNCPFMETSAKNKGLVDELFAEIVRQMNYSSLPSGGDRCCSCVLL, encoded by the coding sequence ATGAGGGAGTATAAAGTGGTTGTGTTGGGCTCGGGCGGCGTGGGTAAATCAGCATTGACGGTCCAGTTTGTGACGGGATCCTTCATTGAGAAATACGACCCCACAATAGAGGATTTCTACCGAAAGGAGATCGAGGTGGACTCGTCGCCCTCTGTTCTGGAGATACTGGACACGGCCGGGACCGAACAGTTCGCCTCCATGCGAGACCTGTACATCAAAAACGGGCAGGGATTTATTTTGGTCTACAGTCTGGTCAACCAGCAGAGCTTCCAAGACATCAAGGCATTGAGGGATCAAATCATCCGAGTGAAAAGATACGAAAGAGTGCCAATGGTATTGGTTGGAAACAAGGTGGACTTGGAAGGCGAGAGGGAGGTCTCTTCCGGGGAAGGCAAGGCGCTGGCTCAGGAGTGGAATTGCCCGTTTATGGAAACTTCTGCAAAAAATAAAGGCTTGGTCGACGAACTGTTCGCAGAAATCGTGAGACAGATGAACTATTCTTCTTTACCCAGCGGTGGAGATCGCTGTTGTTCTTGCGTGCTTCTCTAA